A window of Desulfuromonas soudanensis genomic DNA:
GCGCCGAAGAAGAGAGGGTGCGCCCCCTCCTCGAAGCCCTCCTCCCCCCCGGCGGGGAAGTGCGGGTCCTGAGCTGGGAGGAGGCGATGCCCAACCTGGCCAACGCCATCAAGCTCGACTACGCCAGCCAGCGGGTCATCTTCATCATCATCATGCTCATCGTCACCATCGGGGTGGTCAACACCCTCCTGATGTCGGTGATGGAGCGGATCCGCGAATTCGGCGTCATCCTCGCCCTCGGCGCCACCCCGGGGAGGCTGCGGCGCATGGTCCTGGCCGAGGCCCTGGTCCTCGGTCTCGTCGCCATGACCCTCGGAACGCTCCTCGGCGCGGCCCTCACCTGGTACCTGGTCGAATACGGCATCGACCTGCGCTCCCTGATTTCCGAGTCTCTCGAGTTCGGCGGGGTGGTCTTCGATCCGGTGATGCGCGCCGCCTGGGATCTCACCTACATGGTCCGCATCGCCCTCTACGTCCTCGCCCTCTCCCTGCTGGCCTCTCTCTATCCGGCGCGCAAGGCGGCGCGGATCGCACCGGCCGAGGCGATGCGCCATGTCTGAAACGCCCCGGCGCTCCGCAGGCGACACCTTCTCCACGACGGAGTTACCATGCCCCTGATCGCACTGGACAACGTCACCAAGATCTACCCCCTCGGCCATCAGCAGGTCACGGCGGTCGACAGACTGACCCTGGCCATCGAGTCCGGGGAGTTCACGGTTCTGGCCGGCCCCTCGGGGAGCGGCAAGACGACCATCCTTAACCTGATAGGCGGTCTCGACCGGCCGAGTCAGGGATCGGTCGTCATCGACGGACGGGATGTCGGGGAGTGCAGCGCCCGGGCCCTGGCCGATTTTCGCCTGCGCCGGGTCGGCTTCATCTTCCAGTCCTACAACCTGATTCCGGTGCTCAACGCGGCGGAAAACGCCGAATTCACCCTGATGCTGCAGGGGGTGCCGCGCACTGCGCGCCGGCGGCGCATCGAGGGGCTCTTTTCCGACCTGGGGATTTCCGGGCTGGAAAATCGCAAGCCGGGAGACCTCTCCGGCGGACAACAACAGCGCGTCGCCATCGCCCGGGCCATGGCCGCCGAACCGTCGGTCATCCTCGCCGACGAGCCGACGGCCAACCTCGATACCCAGACGAGCGAAGAACTGCTGAAGCTGATGCGCCGGCTCAACCGGGAGCAGAAGACCACCTTCGTCTTCTCATCCCACGACCCCATGGTCATCGACTACGCCCGGCGGGTGATCCGCCTCCGGGACGGCCGCCTCGAATCGGATTCACGGCAGGACCTCGAGCCGACGGAGGAGGCGCCTTGAATCGCCGCCGATCGGTCCGGATTTTTGCTCCCCTTGCCCTCCTCCTTCTTTGCGGCGTTCCCGCCGCCGGGAGCGACACCCTTCATTTCAGCGGCTTTGTCAAGTCGCTGAACATGCACCTCCAGAGCCCTCCGGTCAGCGCCGATCTCTCCGCCAACCGCCTGCGTCTCGACCTCGAAGCCGAGCCGCGCCCCGGCGTCGGCGTCGAGCTATCCGCCGAGTCCCTTCTGTACTACAGCGATCCGGCCGCACTCCTCCCCCTCCCCCGCTCGTCCACCAACCGGCGCCTCGATCTCGAGGCCGACCGCGACGGAGACGAACACTTCAAACAACAACTCTCCATCGACCGGCTCAACCTCAGCGCCACCCTCGGAGGGATCGACTGGGTCGCCGGCCGCCAGGCCATCGGCTTCGGGCGCATTCTTCTCTTCTCCCCCCTCGACGTCATCGCCCCTTTCCCGCCCGACGCCCTCGACGCCGAGGTGCGCCCCGGTGTCGACGCATTGAAGGGGGTGCGCTATTTCGGCCTCGGCGGCCAACTGGGCGGAACGGTGGTCTTCGGCGACGAAAAAAGGAACAATGCCTGGCTGGCGACCGTCTCGTACAACCTGCGGGGAATCGACATTCTGGCCCTGGGGGGGGTTCTGCGGGAGAGGGAGATGATCGGGGCGGGGCTGGCGGGGAGCCTGGGAGGGCTGGGGCTCAAGGGGGAGATTTCCGTCTATGACGGCAAGGATGTCGGTCTTGCCGGAGGGGATCGCGAAAACCGCTTCGCCATCGGCGCCGCCGAGGGGTGGTACCGCTTCGACAGCGGCCTGGTGCTGATCGCCGAATATCTGTATAACGGCGCCGGCGCCAACGAACCCGCCGACTACCCGCAGGTGGCCGCCTCGGCCCCCTTTGTCGAGGGGCTCAGCTTCCTCCTCGGCCGCCACTACCTTTTGCTCGGACCGTCCTGGGAGGCCCATCCCCTGGTGACCCTCAACGCCCTGGTGATTTCCAATCTCACCGACGGCTCCCTTCTCCTGCGGCCGCTGCTCGATATCTCCTTGGCCGACAATTTCGATCTCCAGCTCTTCTGGAGCTTCACCGGCGGAAAGAAGCCCGCTCCGACCCTCTCCTTCTCGGTGCCGCGTAGCGAGTTCGGTTCCGTCGGCGACAGCGGCGGCGTTTTTTTGAAATACTTTTTCTAGGAGCCGCGCCTTCCCGACACGACATTGAATTTTTCTCAAGACAAGCATTAGATCAAGGATTTTCGTTGCGTCGTCGCGTCGTCGCGTGAAACCAGCCTTTTTGTAATTTCTTTTTAAGCACCACCCGGGAGATGTCCCTCTCAGGGTGATTGACAAACAGAGCCAGAAAAGCCAGGACCTTGGCCTCACGCGACGACGCAACGACGCAACGTTTTTGGCGCAAACCGAACCCGAAACACCAGTATTCAGTCAAGGAGAAGAGGTGCTATCCAGGACAAACTCCTGCCCTCTCACTCCCCCTCACCCGCATCGTAGCGACGCAGCGCATTGAGAAGCTTTTCGGCTGCCGGCGGCAGGACAATCCCCGTGCCGGCAAAGATTTCCCCGGCGCTGATTCCTTTCCGGCCGTAGAAGGCGGCGTTGGCCTCGTCATCGATCTGCAGGACCGATCCCTCGAGGGAGACCCCGGCAAAGAGACCGCGGCTTCGGGAGTAGGAATAGATCTCGGCCTTAAGCGCCGCGTCCGTGGCCCCCCCGACCTGCCGCCCCACCGGTCCGGCGGCAACGGCCGCATCGGCACCGAGGGTCACCTTGCCTCTCATCATCCCCTCGACGCTGCGCGGGGTCTTGAAGACCAGAATGAGGTCCGTCGACTGGGCGCCGATCTGCCAACCCAGGCTCCCTCCGGTCAGGGAAATAAAGACCGGCGGACTCCACGCGCCTTCCTTGCGCACCATGACCACCCCTGTCCCGTAGCGGCCGCCGACGACGAAACCGACCTTGAGCACGCCGGGGATGACGGCGATCCCCTCGGCGCTTTTCAGAAGCTGCGGCGGAATCCCCCGTTCGGGGATGGTCAGGTTCTGCTCCAGCACCTCGACGGCCACATCGATCTTTTCCGTTTCCGTGCCCTGCGCCGCCAAAGCGAAGACGGGGATCAGGGCACAGAGGACAACGAGCATTACCGGCCATATCTGTTTTTTCATGATGGAATCCCTTTCACTGAAGGCTTGATTTCATTCTAGCAGCCGTGGCGGGATGTCAAATGGACGGGGAGGGAGGGGTCGGTCAGGAGCGCTTTTCAGCGATGAGGAGAAAAGGGGGGGTGGCACAGTTGAAAACCTGCAGGCGCAGGACCTGCCAGCGCTGGGGCGGCAGGGATTGAAACAGGTCCTCGACGACCCTTCCCTCCTTCGCACCGCCGGGGTGACCGACGTAAACGGCAACAGCCAGGCGCCCCCCGGGAGCAAGGGATTCGAGGGCGCAGCCGAGAGCGGCAAGGGTCGTCGCCGGGAGGGTCGTTCTCGCCTTGTCTCCCCCGGGGAGAAAACCGAGGTTGGCGATGACCGCAGAAGGAGAGGCGTCCAGATAGTTCTCAAGGCGGCTGTGGCAGTCGTGAATCAGGTGGACCCCGCAAGGGAGCGGAGAGGCCGGAGGGGCGCCGTGGAAGAACGGGGAAATCCCCGCGTTGGTTAAGAGTCCGGCGCTGCGGGTCAGGGCCTCCTGCTGGATGTCGAAGGAGAGCACCCTCCCCTCCGGCCCGACGCGGCGGGCGAGAAAGAGGGTGTCGCGGCCGCCTCCGGCGGTGAGATCGACGGCCAGCTCCCCGGCATTCAGGACTTCGCCGAGGAGCTCCTGGGCGCGGGAGACGATGGAGGTCAGGGGGAAGGGGACCATGGTAGGAATCGGGTTCAGCGCCCGGGATTAAGTTCGTCGAGAACGGCGACCTTGGCGTCGATCATCTCGCGGTGGGTGAGGCGCAGCAGGGTGGCGAGCTGGCGGATCAGGGCGTCCTCGTATTTGTCGAGAACTCCGTCGGCGTAGATGATGCGCCACAGGGTATCCATGAT
This region includes:
- a CDS encoding ABC transporter ATP-binding protein; this translates as MPLIALDNVTKIYPLGHQQVTAVDRLTLAIESGEFTVLAGPSGSGKTTILNLIGGLDRPSQGSVVIDGRDVGECSARALADFRLRRVGFIFQSYNLIPVLNAAENAEFTLMLQGVPRTARRRRIEGLFSDLGISGLENRKPGDLSGGQQQRVAIARAMAAEPSVILADEPTANLDTQTSEELLKLMRRLNREQKTTFVFSSHDPMVIDYARRVIRLRDGRLESDSRQDLEPTEEAP
- a CDS encoding lipid-binding SYLF domain-containing protein, translating into MKKQIWPVMLVVLCALIPVFALAAQGTETEKIDVAVEVLEQNLTIPERGIPPQLLKSAEGIAVIPGVLKVGFVVGGRYGTGVVMVRKEGAWSPPVFISLTGGSLGWQIGAQSTDLILVFKTPRSVEGMMRGKVTLGADAAVAAGPVGRQVGGATDAALKAEIYSYSRSRGLFAGVSLEGSVLQIDDEANAAFYGRKGISAGEIFAGTGIVLPPAAEKLLNALRRYDAGEGE
- a CDS encoding class I SAM-dependent methyltransferase — encoded protein: MVPFPLTSIVSRAQELLGEVLNAGELAVDLTAGGGRDTLFLARRVGPEGRVLSFDIQQEALTRSAGLLTNAGISPFFHGAPPASPLPCGVHLIHDCHSRLENYLDASPSAVIANLGFLPGGDKARTTLPATTLAALGCALESLAPGGRLAVAVYVGHPGGAKEGRVVEDLFQSLPPQRWQVLRLQVFNCATPPFLLIAEKRS